A part of Acidobacteriota bacterium genomic DNA contains:
- a CDS encoding cytochrome b/b6 domain-containing protein, protein MEFVVWGHDPWQRPILQHLNWDPLWVTIFCVIMFVLAHAAYTMLSAGHRRTREEADAMEAKHTSVPARILRHSLMARLFHWSMSITMFVLLVTAFFPILGLQFDWVPWHYWAGMIFTGVIVWHIVHTTVWLDFWSIWAGPKDIPAFKALMLRETGKIKAAPRPAKYPLGNQLYHWILTIVGVTVIITGILMMFRIPTPFFEPNQYLMSEQVWGWVYVLHGLVGVSLVGLVVAHIYFALRPDHWWLTKAMIFGWITRRQYLEHHEPARWRVSDEKPW, encoded by the coding sequence ATGGAGTTCGTCGTCTGGGGGCACGATCCCTGGCAGCGGCCCATCCTGCAGCACCTGAACTGGGATCCGCTCTGGGTCACCATCTTCTGCGTCATCATGTTCGTGCTGGCCCATGCCGCGTACACGATGCTGTCGGCAGGCCATCGGCGCACGCGTGAAGAGGCGGACGCGATGGAGGCGAAGCACACCTCCGTCCCCGCCCGCATCCTGCGCCATTCGCTCATGGCGCGGCTCTTCCACTGGTCGATGTCGATCACGATGTTCGTCCTGCTGGTGACCGCCTTCTTTCCGATTCTCGGCCTGCAGTTCGACTGGGTGCCCTGGCACTACTGGGCCGGGATGATCTTCACCGGCGTCATCGTCTGGCACATCGTGCACACCACCGTCTGGCTCGACTTCTGGTCAATCTGGGCCGGGCCGAAGGACATCCCCGCGTTCAAGGCGCTCATGCTGCGCGAGACCGGGAAGATCAAGGCGGCGCCGAGGCCTGCGAAGTACCCGTTGGGGAATCAGCTCTACCACTGGATCCTCACCATTGTGGGCGTGACGGTGATCATCACCGGCATCCTGATGATGTTCCGGATTCCGACCCCCTTCTTCGAGCCGAACCAGTACCTCATGAGTGAGCAGGTGTGGGGCTGGGTGTACGTCCTCCACGGTCTCGTGGGGGTTTCGCTGGTCGGCCTGGTGGTGGCCCACATCTACTTTGCGCTCCGGCCGGATCACTGGTGGCTGACAAAGGCGATGATCTTCGGATGGATCACGCGGCGGCAGTACCTGGAGCACCACGAGCCGGCGCGCTGGCGCGTCAGCGATGAGAAACCCTGGTAG
- a CDS encoding PQQ-binding-like beta-propeller repeat protein, which produces MMRVRRSGWRRAAMLGLALALAAGAAMLMAPAEAQEAARGNPYGEWRYQSADAWGTRYSPIDQIDADNFEDLEVAWVWRGDNFSPHPYYLSRSTPSYIDGVLYSVAGYRRTIVAIDPATGETLWTYREPETRRWQESMRASYGKGVGYGEVDGRGVIYVITPGFFLHALDAKTGEHLEGFGERVPIEGFPETGVVDLLKDLGHPYDPYEGIPMEIGYITSSSPPIVVNDTVVVGNSHEQGYSQSRIENVPGDILGYDARTGDHKWKFNVIPQSESEFGFDTWENDAWDWTGDVSSWAPLSADLERGIVYIPTNSPTIDYYGGFRPGNNLFGTSTIALDVETGQRVWHFQTVHHPIWNYDLPNVPILVDVNVDGQQVPMAIQTTKQGMTFAFNRETGEPVWPIEEREVPASIVPGEQLAETQPFPTWPAPLNPLGISEDDVIDLTPELKQEAVDIISGFRIGGPYMPPLPNNHTEERPWIACGAGGLNITHPATLDPETGYLYQSNGHACSGRTVRPGAEVDAEMHSCTSDSGECTTTGTTISDWVQGGGVAFSGPQGLPMYKPPFSKITAIDMNTGEHVFAIPVGEPSDRLKNHPSLQGVDLSGVGHERARPILMTTGSLLLATEGTSGPPVLNAHDKTTGEKLGSVELPATGQYGMMTYLHDGHQYIVVQIGQGGTFPGSLAALRLPLN; this is translated from the coding sequence ATGATGAGAGTCCGCAGATCGGGATGGCGCCGGGCCGCGATGCTCGGCCTAGCCCTCGCGCTCGCCGCCGGCGCGGCGATGCTGATGGCGCCCGCGGAAGCGCAGGAAGCGGCGCGGGGCAATCCATACGGCGAATGGCGTTACCAGAGCGCGGACGCCTGGGGCACCCGCTATTCGCCCATCGATCAGATCGACGCCGACAACTTCGAGGATCTAGAGGTCGCGTGGGTCTGGCGCGGCGACAACTTCAGCCCGCATCCCTACTACCTGTCGCGTTCGACCCCGAGCTATATCGACGGCGTCCTCTATTCCGTCGCCGGCTACCGGCGGACGATCGTCGCCATCGATCCGGCTACCGGGGAAACGCTCTGGACCTACCGCGAGCCGGAGACGCGGCGGTGGCAGGAGTCGATGCGCGCCAGCTACGGCAAGGGCGTCGGCTATGGAGAGGTCGACGGCCGCGGCGTCATCTACGTGATCACGCCGGGGTTCTTTCTGCATGCGCTCGACGCCAAGACGGGGGAGCACCTCGAGGGTTTCGGTGAGCGAGTGCCGATCGAGGGCTTCCCCGAGACCGGTGTCGTCGACCTGCTGAAGGACCTTGGCCACCCTTACGACCCCTATGAAGGGATCCCGATGGAGATCGGCTACATCACCAGCTCGTCGCCGCCGATCGTGGTGAACGACACCGTCGTGGTCGGCAACTCGCACGAGCAGGGCTACAGCCAGAGCCGCATCGAGAACGTCCCGGGCGACATCCTGGGCTACGACGCGCGGACCGGCGATCACAAGTGGAAGTTCAATGTCATCCCGCAGTCCGAGAGCGAGTTCGGCTTCGACACGTGGGAGAACGACGCGTGGGACTGGACCGGCGACGTTTCGTCGTGGGCGCCGCTGTCGGCCGACCTCGAGCGCGGCATCGTCTACATCCCGACGAACTCGCCCACCATCGATTACTACGGAGGCTTCCGGCCGGGGAACAACCTGTTCGGCACCAGCACGATCGCGCTTGACGTCGAGACGGGACAACGCGTCTGGCACTTCCAGACGGTGCACCATCCCATCTGGAACTACGACCTGCCGAACGTCCCGATTCTCGTCGACGTCAACGTCGACGGGCAGCAGGTGCCGATGGCGATTCAGACCACCAAGCAGGGCATGACGTTCGCGTTCAACCGCGAGACCGGCGAGCCGGTCTGGCCGATCGAGGAGCGTGAGGTTCCGGCGTCCATCGTGCCGGGCGAGCAGCTTGCGGAGACGCAGCCGTTCCCGACCTGGCCGGCGCCGCTGAACCCCCTGGGAATCTCGGAAGATGACGTCATCGACCTGACGCCGGAACTGAAGCAGGAAGCGGTCGATATCATCAGCGGATTCCGCATCGGCGGTCCCTATATGCCGCCGCTGCCGAATAACCACACCGAGGAGCGGCCCTGGATTGCGTGCGGCGCGGGCGGCCTCAACATCACCCACCCGGCCACCCTCGACCCGGAGACCGGCTACCTCTACCAGTCCAACGGGCACGCCTGCTCGGGCCGGACCGTCCGGCCGGGCGCGGAGGTCGACGCCGAGATGCACAGTTGCACGTCGGACTCCGGCGAGTGCACGACGACCGGCACGACCATTTCGGACTGGGTCCAGGGCGGCGGCGTCGCCTTCTCCGGACCGCAGGGCCTGCCGATGTACAAGCCGCCGTTCAGCAAGATCACGGCGATCGACATGAATACCGGCGAGCACGTCTTCGCCATCCCTGTCGGGGAGCCTTCCGACCGCCTGAAGAATCACCCCTCACTGCAGGGCGTCGACCTCTCGGGTGTCGGACACGAGCGCGCCCGCCCGATCCTCATGACGACCGGCAGCCTGCTGCTCGCCACGGAGGGCACGAGCGGACCGCCGGTACTCAACGCGCACGACAAGACGACCGGCGAGAAGCTCGGCTCCGTCGAGCTCCCGGCCACCGGCCAGTACGGCATGATGACCTACCTGCACGACGGTCACCAGTACATCGTCGTTCAGATCGGCCAGGGCGGTACCTTCCCCGGTTCGCTCGCCGCGCTGCGCCTGCCACTGAACTAG
- a CDS encoding TlpA family protein disulfide reductase, translated as MPLFPGRPAPNLSVSEWVQGEPTNLDQHRGSVVLLEVFQVNCPGCFFTAIPEAIKVHDHFAGEPVTVFGVATAFEDWDKNTLDNLRRLAETGEVIGETRRMLEQARMLDDGRLRYRIPFPLAMDELVPVSGEPTRDQALAAIRPQVPQFDVLPPDQQSQLIERVSAYLATRQYAPKTFDTYALHGTPSAILIDRNGKVRETTFGQTGDLAPKIQILLDE; from the coding sequence ATGCCGCTTTTTCCGGGCCGTCCCGCCCCGAACCTCTCCGTCTCGGAGTGGGTCCAGGGTGAACCGACCAACCTCGATCAACACCGGGGCAGCGTCGTCCTGCTCGAGGTCTTCCAGGTCAACTGTCCAGGCTGTTTCTTTACCGCCATTCCCGAAGCGATCAAGGTCCACGACCACTTCGCTGGCGAACCGGTCACCGTGTTCGGCGTAGCCACGGCCTTCGAAGACTGGGACAAGAACACGCTCGACAATCTCCGGCGGCTTGCCGAGACAGGAGAAGTGATCGGCGAGACCCGCCGCATGCTGGAGCAGGCCAGAATGCTCGACGACGGCCGCCTTCGGTACCGAATCCCCTTTCCGCTCGCCATGGACGAGCTGGTGCCTGTGAGCGGTGAACCGACCCGGGATCAAGCCCTCGCTGCCATCCGGCCGCAGGTGCCGCAGTTCGACGTCCTCCCGCCGGATCAGCAGTCCCAGTTGATCGAGCGGGTCAGCGCGTACCTCGCTACCCGCCAGTATGCGCCGAAGACGTTCGACACCTACGCCCTCCACGGCACGCCGTCGGCCATCCTGATCGACAGGAACGGCAAGGTCCGTGAAACCACCTTCGGCCAAACCGGCGATCTCGCTCCGAAGATTCAGATCCTGCTCGACGAGTAG
- a CDS encoding RES domain-containing protein, whose protein sequence is MRFRGIAYQAHDPRWSWNPLSGEGARRYGGRFNRRGVAALYLSLFPITAIREAQPAGRPMQPLTLCAYRVDAEPVFDALSAMDRQAFGVSDAELRCPTWELDMRNGRIPASQGLSDQLIEAGYVGLRVRSYAPGSGPDDTNVVFWKWGSRRPSQVVLIDDERRLRSGPESA, encoded by the coding sequence ATGCGGTTCCGCGGTATCGCCTACCAGGCGCACGACCCGCGCTGGTCATGGAACCCGCTCTCAGGAGAGGGTGCGCGTCGCTACGGAGGCCGCTTCAATCGGCGTGGGGTCGCCGCTCTCTACCTGTCGCTCTTCCCGATCACCGCGATTCGTGAGGCACAGCCGGCAGGACGACCGATGCAACCGCTTACGCTGTGTGCGTACAGGGTTGATGCCGAACCCGTCTTCGACGCGCTCAGCGCCATGGACCGGCAAGCGTTCGGCGTCTCCGACGCCGAGCTTCGTTGTCCGACCTGGGAGCTTGACATGCGAAATGGACGGATCCCCGCGTCGCAGGGGTTGTCCGACCAGCTCATCGAGGCGGGTTATGTCGGCCTGCGGGTCCGGAGCTATGCGCCCGGCAGCGGTCCGGACGACACGAACGTCGTCTTCTGGAAGTGGGGGAGTCGTCGGCCCAGCCAGGTTGTGCTGATCGACGACGAGAGGCGCCTCCGGAGCGGACCCGAGTCCGCGTGA
- a CDS encoding DUF2384 domain-containing protein, with product MHMQEFIEDQLFSPLLIAQALRTTKAEIAETLGLAHDALSRSARIRAPRTQTRLRQMMEILNRVEAEVGSPLAAYAWFRSQPLPGFGGMTPDQLVREGHADYVHGYLDRVIAGGYA from the coding sequence ATGCACATGCAGGAATTCATCGAGGATCAGCTGTTCTCGCCATTGCTGATTGCGCAGGCGCTCCGGACAACAAAGGCTGAGATCGCCGAGACTCTCGGTCTGGCTCACGATGCGCTGTCGCGGAGCGCGCGCATTCGGGCGCCGAGGACGCAGACGCGCCTGCGGCAGATGATGGAGATTCTCAATCGTGTCGAAGCCGAGGTGGGCTCACCACTTGCGGCCTACGCCTGGTTCCGTTCGCAGCCCCTGCCAGGCTTTGGGGGCATGACACCGGACCAGCTTGTTCGCGAAGGCCATGCCGACTACGTGCATGGCTACCTCGACCGCGTCATTGCGGGTGGTTACGCCTGA
- a CDS encoding cytochrome c: protein MNTDRWTLASSGATAGAPGGAPASRPAFRCVLATLAFGALGFVVVSAAGRPAAQELTVWDGVYTEAQARRGEPVYDAECSECHGPGMEGIDMAPGLAGGDFVWNWDGLPLGDLFERIRISMPQADPTSVSRAEKADILAYMLEMSGFPAGDTELFARARELNRVTFRALQP, encoded by the coding sequence ATGAACACCGACCGATGGACGCTGGCGTCCTCGGGTGCGACGGCGGGTGCGCCGGGGGGTGCGCCGGCCTCCAGGCCGGCATTCCGCTGCGTGCTCGCGACCTTGGCTTTTGGCGCCTTGGGTTTCGTCGTCGTGTCAGCGGCCGGCCGCCCGGCGGCCCAGGAATTGACCGTCTGGGACGGCGTGTACACGGAGGCGCAGGCCCGACGCGGAGAGCCGGTCTATGACGCCGAGTGTTCCGAATGTCACGGTCCCGGCATGGAGGGGATCGACATGGCCCCCGGCTTGGCCGGTGGAGACTTCGTCTGGAACTGGGACGGGCTGCCGTTGGGCGACCTCTTCGAACGGATCCGGATCTCGATGCCGCAGGCTGACCCCACCAGCGTCAGCCGTGCCGAGAAGGCCGACATCCTGGCCTACATGCTCGAGATGAGCGGTTTCCCGGCTGGAGACACGGAACTTTTTGCCCGAGCCCGCGAGCTCAACCGCGTCACGTTCCGCGCCCTTCAACCCTGA
- a CDS encoding PQQ-binding-like beta-propeller repeat protein: MRREATALIVGLVLPLAPVGAAAQHGAPDGEWRTYGGDLGSTRYAPLDQIDGSNFNDLEVAWRFKTENLGPGPDFNYQTTPLMVDGVLYATAGSRRNAVAIDAATGELLWMYRLDEGERGANALRRMSGRGVAYWTDGREDERIYLVTIGYQLVALDASTGIPVPTFGENGIVDLKRHNDQAIDPLTGEIGWNSAPIVARNTVVVGASHRGGSAPPSRENIKGYIRGFDARTGERKWIFHTIPTANQFGRDTWLNDSAVYTGNTGVWTNLTVDEELGIAYLPVEIPTGDYYGGHRPGDNLFSESLVAVDLETGERKWHFQFVHHPIWDYDVPCPPILVDITVDGRDIAAVAQPTKQGWVFVFDRLTGEPVWPIEERPVEQGNVPGEWYSPTQPFPTKPPPFERQGFPVEELIDFTPELHAEALEFISQFKVGPVYTPPIVQGQDGKRATLFVPNGANWPGGSWDPETGILYLYSHTLMRALGLVNDPSRSDMDYINGRAGSLTVRGLPLLKPPWGRITAIDLNRGEIVWQIAHGETPDRVRNHPSLRGLDIPRTGRTGGAGGSSGGIGTLTTKTLVISGEGGTITREDGTRGAMLRAYDKATGVELGAIRIPAAQTGSPMTYLLDGRQYLVLAVGGGIYRGELIAFRLPESAS; encoded by the coding sequence ATGCGAAGGGAAGCAACCGCGCTCATCGTGGGGCTCGTGCTCCCACTTGCGCCCGTCGGCGCGGCCGCGCAGCACGGCGCGCCGGACGGCGAGTGGCGCACCTACGGCGGCGACCTCGGCAGCACGCGCTATGCGCCGCTCGATCAGATCGACGGATCGAACTTCAACGACCTCGAAGTCGCGTGGCGCTTCAAGACGGAGAACCTCGGTCCCGGGCCGGACTTCAACTACCAGACCACCCCGCTGATGGTGGACGGCGTCCTGTACGCGACGGCGGGCAGCCGGCGGAACGCGGTGGCGATCGATGCGGCGACAGGCGAACTTCTCTGGATGTACCGCCTGGACGAGGGCGAACGGGGAGCCAACGCGCTCCGGCGGATGTCGGGGCGGGGCGTCGCCTATTGGACCGACGGCCGGGAGGACGAGCGGATCTACCTGGTGACGATCGGCTATCAGTTGGTTGCACTCGATGCCAGCACCGGGATCCCGGTGCCGACGTTCGGGGAGAACGGCATCGTCGACCTGAAACGGCACAACGACCAGGCGATCGATCCACTCACCGGCGAGATCGGCTGGAACAGTGCGCCGATCGTCGCCCGCAATACGGTGGTGGTCGGGGCGTCGCACCGTGGCGGCAGCGCGCCGCCCAGCCGCGAGAACATCAAGGGCTACATCCGCGGCTTCGACGCGCGGACCGGCGAGCGGAAGTGGATCTTCCACACCATCCCAACCGCGAACCAGTTCGGCCGCGACACCTGGCTGAACGACTCGGCGGTCTACACCGGCAACACCGGCGTCTGGACCAACCTGACGGTGGACGAGGAACTGGGCATCGCGTACCTCCCGGTCGAGATCCCGACCGGCGACTATTACGGCGGCCACCGACCCGGCGACAACCTCTTCAGCGAAAGCCTGGTAGCCGTCGATCTGGAGACGGGCGAGCGGAAGTGGCACTTCCAGTTCGTCCACCATCCGATCTGGGACTACGACGTGCCGTGCCCGCCGATCCTGGTGGACATCACCGTGGACGGGCGCGATATCGCGGCAGTGGCGCAACCGACCAAGCAGGGGTGGGTGTTCGTCTTCGACCGGCTCACGGGCGAGCCCGTCTGGCCGATCGAGGAGCGTCCGGTCGAGCAGGGGAACGTGCCGGGTGAGTGGTACTCGCCGACCCAGCCCTTCCCGACGAAGCCGCCGCCGTTCGAGCGTCAGGGCTTCCCCGTCGAAGAGCTGATCGACTTCACCCCGGAGTTGCATGCCGAGGCACTGGAGTTCATCTCGCAGTTCAAGGTGGGGCCGGTCTATACGCCGCCCATCGTGCAGGGGCAGGACGGCAAGCGCGCGACGCTCTTCGTTCCGAACGGCGCGAACTGGCCGGGTGGATCGTGGGATCCGGAAACCGGCATCCTCTACCTATATTCGCACACGCTGATGCGCGCGCTCGGCCTGGTGAATGACCCGTCGCGGTCCGACATGGACTACATCAACGGGCGGGCCGGCTCACTGACGGTGCGCGGGCTGCCTCTGTTGAAACCGCCCTGGGGCCGCATTACCGCTATCGACCTCAACCGAGGTGAGATCGTCTGGCAGATTGCGCATGGAGAAACACCTGACCGCGTGCGGAATCACCCATCGCTGCGCGGGCTCGATATTCCGCGGACCGGACGGACCGGAGGCGCCGGCGGCAGTTCGGGCGGGATTGGAACGCTGACCACGAAGACCCTCGTCATCAGCGGCGAGGGCGGAACCATCACGCGGGAGGACGGAACCCGGGGCGCGATGCTCCGGGCCTATGACAAGGCCACCGGCGTGGAACTGGGCGCGATCCGGATTCCGGCCGCGCAGACCGGATCGCCGATGACCTACCTGCTCGACGGCCGGCAGTACCTGGTCCTCGCGGTGGGTGGTGGCATTTACCGAGGCGAGCTGATCGCGTTCCGGCTGCCGGAGAGCGCGTCCTGA
- a CDS encoding M20/M25/M40 family metallo-hydrolase: MPRRLPPLGAWRRRAGHGALALVTLVCAAACSPLPASVAARSGAQTGDAVMAAAQAEREPMIATMRDLVSIESGSRDAEGLREIASLIADRLRAVGGDVELVSHDDPYVMVDTPEEIGQSVVARFRGSGTGRILLLAHMDTVYLRGQLAEQPFRITDGRAYGLGIVDDKQGIALILHVLSVLRALEFDDYELITVLINGDEEVSSAGSRFLITRLGAEHDVVFSCEGGGSTDRLALTTAGIGAVLLKVTGRASHAGGAPERGRNALYELAHQVLQMSDLSDPRQGIKLNWTIASAGATRNVIPAEASATADYRVLRVASYDVVERRVRERIRNQLIPGTTVEVTFERRRPPLEVTRRARRLAAHAQSIYRELGRELGVSDQAAGGGTDAAFAALENDGAVIEGLGLVGFGAHSDTAEYVELSSIEPRIYLLSRLIMDVARGDAP; this comes from the coding sequence ATGCCCCGAAGACTGCCGCCCCTAGGAGCTTGGCGCCGGCGCGCCGGGCATGGCGCGCTGGCGCTCGTCACGCTCGTGTGCGCCGCCGCTTGTTCCCCATTGCCGGCCAGCGTCGCCGCACGGTCCGGGGCACAGACTGGCGACGCCGTCATGGCGGCGGCTCAGGCGGAACGGGAGCCGATGATCGCGACGATGCGCGATCTCGTCTCGATCGAATCGGGCAGTCGCGACGCCGAGGGCCTGCGGGAGATCGCGTCGCTCATCGCCGACCGGTTGCGCGCCGTCGGGGGCGACGTGGAGCTGGTGTCCCACGATGATCCCTACGTCATGGTCGATACCCCGGAGGAGATTGGCCAAAGCGTCGTCGCCCGATTCCGCGGCTCCGGCACCGGGCGCATCCTGTTGCTGGCGCACATGGACACGGTCTATCTGCGCGGCCAGCTTGCCGAACAGCCTTTCCGCATCACCGACGGCCGCGCCTACGGCTTGGGCATTGTCGACGACAAGCAGGGGATCGCGCTGATCCTGCACGTCCTGTCCGTGCTGCGCGCGCTCGAGTTCGACGACTACGAGCTCATCACGGTGCTGATCAACGGTGACGAGGAGGTGAGTTCCGCCGGCTCGCGCTTCCTGATCACGCGGCTCGGAGCGGAGCACGACGTGGTCTTCTCGTGCGAAGGGGGCGGATCGACGGATCGCCTCGCCCTCACCACGGCCGGGATCGGCGCGGTGCTGTTGAAGGTGACCGGCCGCGCGTCGCACGCCGGCGGCGCGCCGGAGCGCGGCCGCAACGCCTTGTACGAACTGGCGCACCAGGTGCTGCAGATGAGCGACCTGAGCGATCCTCGGCAAGGTATCAAGTTGAACTGGACGATCGCGTCGGCCGGCGCGACACGCAACGTCATTCCGGCCGAGGCGAGCGCGACCGCCGACTATCGGGTGTTGCGCGTCGCGTCCTACGACGTAGTGGAACGACGGGTGCGCGAGCGGATCCGCAATCAGTTGATTCCCGGCACCACCGTCGAAGTCACCTTCGAACGCCGCCGTCCACCCCTGGAGGTGACCCGCCGGGCGCGCCGGCTGGCCGCGCACGCGCAGTCGATCTACCGCGAGCTGGGCCGCGAGCTGGGCGTTTCCGATCAGGCGGCGGGTGGGGGGACGGACGCCGCCTTCGCGGCGCTGGAGAACGACGGGGCGGTAATCGAAGGCCTCGGCCTCGTTGGCTTCGGAGCCCACTCCGACACGGCCGAATACGTGGAACTCTCTTCCATCGAACCCCGCATCTACCTGCTCAGCCGCCTCATCATGGATGTCGCGCGCGGCGACGCGCCCTGA
- a CDS encoding two pore domain potassium channel family protein — MMTLTAALLSLITVGLHYEALVFISFFVRKVWKSRRVGVALAVTLALGAHITEVGVYSVAWYLLIDAGAVELAHFDMEVFEPTLLDIFYFSGTVYSSLGFGDIVPVRGGQVLAVTESVTGLVLIAWTASYTFFEMQTHWRDVRGGL; from the coding sequence GTGATGACCCTCACCGCCGCCCTCCTGTCGCTCATCACGGTGGGACTGCATTACGAAGCGCTCGTCTTCATCTCGTTCTTCGTTCGGAAGGTGTGGAAATCAAGGCGAGTGGGCGTCGCGCTTGCCGTGACGCTGGCGCTAGGGGCTCACATAACGGAGGTCGGAGTCTATTCCGTCGCGTGGTACCTGCTGATCGATGCGGGAGCTGTCGAACTGGCGCACTTTGACATGGAGGTCTTCGAGCCGACCCTGCTCGACATCTTCTATTTCTCGGGCACGGTCTACTCGTCGCTTGGATTTGGCGACATCGTGCCGGTTCGGGGAGGGCAGGTGCTCGCCGTGACGGAGTCCGTGACCGGGCTGGTGTTGATTGCCTGGACGGCTTCCTACACGTTCTTCGAGATGCAGACGCACTGGAGGGATGTCCGGGGAGGCTTATGA
- a CDS encoding lytic transglycosylase domain-containing protein, translating into MRGKAFLVQSLGQRPTTVLGPLVAVVATGLLVAGLADETASVVVRAQSAHEVGPPVPAELPEAAAGTMQAVAGQAQARYDADVAAFRIHRPAYPFWQHIFTIPDGSIVYGSGTDGHLLATFPQRGNWARDGEWVDPAHANVLQGQSLPRRLGDRRDRVAELLEPVVGDVLHNPTRGRFLAPHATRHGDFLKEWGRIYERFGVPAEIGLAQAMVESGLNGRARSRVRALGFCQWMPRNWSLLKRLSPYVIEGYNQTTQAPFCAAYLSILATMYGSFIPALSEHHAGGVNVGRTMINGERLGANDKREQYLRGSDFAKALRQISIRRYRQLFRTYGPRSALYAEMVFGNVYNVRRLILEMPQSRVYAMRAPRNLAIGAISDVTGLSRDELKRYNPALVRQVPRGANVYLPMYVEEFGPDVSFWHRPPTPEYAAVLDEFLGIEAPLEDWHTRAFAERLREFAARFAETGTEEGTVMSTMIRFTIDSLINNRRGAILTEFRSSDRIQGLFERGRQELAAQGGS; encoded by the coding sequence ATGCGCGGGAAAGCGTTCCTGGTGCAATCTCTCGGTCAACGGCCAACCACGGTGCTCGGACCACTCGTAGCGGTCGTCGCGACCGGTCTGCTGGTGGCGGGCCTCGCGGACGAAACCGCCTCCGTGGTCGTCCGGGCGCAGTCGGCGCATGAGGTGGGGCCGCCGGTGCCGGCGGAGTTGCCGGAAGCCGCCGCAGGCACGATGCAGGCGGTCGCGGGTCAGGCTCAGGCCCGCTACGATGCCGACGTTGCCGCCTTCCGGATCCACCGTCCCGCGTACCCGTTCTGGCAGCACATTTTTACAATCCCCGACGGCAGCATCGTCTACGGCAGCGGTACCGACGGCCACCTGTTAGCGACGTTCCCGCAACGTGGCAATTGGGCCCGCGATGGCGAATGGGTCGACCCGGCGCACGCCAACGTGCTGCAGGGACAATCCCTGCCGCGCCGGCTCGGGGACCGTCGCGACCGGGTGGCGGAGTTGCTCGAACCAGTCGTCGGGGATGTCCTCCATAATCCGACCCGCGGTCGCTTCCTGGCGCCGCACGCGACGCGCCACGGCGACTTCCTGAAGGAATGGGGCCGGATCTACGAGCGGTTCGGCGTGCCGGCGGAGATCGGCCTCGCCCAGGCGATGGTCGAATCGGGACTGAACGGCCGCGCTCGCTCCCGCGTGCGCGCGCTCGGCTTCTGCCAATGGATGCCGCGGAACTGGAGTCTGCTGAAGCGGCTCTCTCCGTACGTCATCGAGGGTTACAACCAGACGACGCAGGCGCCATTCTGCGCCGCCTACCTGTCAATCCTGGCGACGATGTACGGCAGCTTCATTCCGGCGCTGTCGGAACATCACGCCGGTGGCGTCAATGTCGGGCGCACGATGATCAACGGTGAGCGGCTGGGCGCGAACGACAAGCGAGAGCAGTATCTGCGCGGTTCGGACTTCGCCAAGGCGCTGCGGCAGATCTCTATCCGGCGCTACCGGCAACTGTTCCGCACCTACGGGCCGCGCTCGGCGCTTTATGCGGAGATGGTGTTCGGCAACGTCTATAACGTCCGCCGGCTGATCCTCGAGATGCCGCAGTCCCGGGTCTACGCGATGCGCGCGCCGCGGAACCTCGCCATCGGCGCCATCTCCGACGTAACCGGTCTGTCGCGCGATGAACTGAAGCGGTACAATCCGGCCCTCGTCCGCCAGGTGCCGCGCGGCGCCAACGTCTATCTTCCGATGTACGTCGAGGAGTTCGGACCGGACGTATCGTTCTGGCACCGTCCGCCGACTCCCGAGTACGCGGCCGTTCTGGACGAATTCCTGGGGATCGAAGCCCCTCTGGAGGACTGGCACACGCGTGCGTTCGCCGAGCGGCTCCGGGAGTTCGCCGCGCGGTTCGCGGAGACCGGAACCGAAGAGGGAACGGTCATGTCGACGATGATCCGGTTCACGATCGACAGCCTGATCAACAACCGTCGCGGCGCCATCCTCACGGAGTTCCGCAGCAGCGACCGGATCCAGGGCCTCTTCGAACGCGGCCGCCAGGAGCTCGCTGCTCAGGGCGGCTCATAA